The sequence GTAAACGCAGGCGACGAAACATTGACGCCCGGCAGATTGATGCCTTTGTGCTCGCCGAGGATGCCGCCGTGTACGACGATCGTGCGCACGATTGTAGAATCGGTGCCGGTCACGCGAAGTTCGAGGTTACCATCGTCCAAGAGTATGCGATCGCCCGGCCGGACGTCGCGCGGCAACGCGAGATACGGCGTGCTGACGCAGCTTGCGTTGCCTTCCCGCGCAGTCGTCGTGATTTCTAGAACCGCTCCGTCCACGAGGTTCACCGGAACATGGCCTTCGAGCGCCCCGATCCGAAGCTTAGGACCCTGAAGATCGGCAAGGACGGCGACGTGACGTCCTGCATCGCGGCCGGCCGCCCGCACGAGTTCAAGTGATATAGAGAAATCTTCGTGGCTCGCGTGCGAGAAATTCACCCTGAACACATCGACGCCGGCCTCGACGAGCCGGCGAACCACTGCTTGGTTGCGACTAGCCGGTCCAAGCGTCGCCACTATTTTTGTGCGGCGAATTCTCCCGGCGTGAAACGATGCTTCCATATCGCTGAATTTCTAGTGAACGGTTCGCGCGCCTTCTCGGACTAAAGACGGAAGGGGGCCAGGGGCCCTAACACAAAGAGATAGTTCCCTTTCTTCGCCATGCATCCGAGGAGTTCGTTCATGGTCGCAAATCGCAATAGATCTGGATCCATCGCAGCGAGCGTTGGGTCCGTCGTCGTCCTGCTCGCCATCGCGGGATGCAGCGGGCAAAGCGCAGTCACGCCCGCAAACCCCGTCACCGCGCCGCAGCGCCACATGGTGCGACCGCTGGCCACTCCTGCCCCCATCCAGCTCATTCCCGGCACCACCGTTGGCCAGGATGTGTTTCCTGAAGGCGACACCGCGACCGGCGGCCAAGGGCAAGAAGTCGACGGCGTCAATTGCCGGATGGCGCTGGACAGCCAGTTCCACCATCACGTGCATCTCGCGCTTTTCGTCAACGGCGTGCAGTACGCCATCCCGCGCGGTACCGGCATGAAGAATCCCGGCAAATCGAACTTCATCTACCACGCCGATTGCTTCTACTTCTTACACACCCACGACGGCACAGGCATCATCCACATCGAGCCGCCGAACGGCAACGTCTTTGGCCTGCATCAGTATTTCGGAATATGGGGCATGCCGCTCAGCACAGGCAACGTCGCGGGATACAAGGGTACGGTCACCATCTACATCAACGGTGTTCAGGAGAACATAGATCCGAATACCATCAAGTTCCATCCGTACGATCAAATCACGCTTGAGGTCGGAACCCCGCTTGTCACACCGCCCGTCTACATCTTCCCACCGGGCTACCCGTAAGCGTTAGCGCGCAGCCACGCTGCGACGCCCTCGCGGACCACATCGCGCTCGACGTCATGCAGACGCTCGAGCGCTTTCTTTTCATCCTCGCCGGGGTTCAATGCAAGCGGCCGGCGCGCGAGCACCGGGCCGCGGTCGATCTCCGGCGTGATCTCGATGAGCGACGCGCCGGTCGTCTTGACGCCGGCCAAGAGGGCATCTCGCAGGGCATGGGCTCCGCGAAACACGACCGTCGTGGTGCCGTCGGGGAAGGTGACGGCATCCGCGGCCGGATCCTCCGGCAGATACGCCGGATGCAAGTTGAGTATTCCGGCAAAGCCGGCGCCGACGAATTCCGGGGCTAGGACGTGCATCCAGCCGAGCAAGAGCACTAGCTTCACGCCCTTGCCCCGCACGGCGCGCGCGAGCCGGAGCCCGTATGCGGACCGTGACTCCTCGGAATGTGAAAACGGCATCACGAGCGACGGGATGTTCGCCCGCGCTGCGCGCGTGAGCGCGAAAGCGTCTGGACGGTTTGAGACGACGAGACGAAGTTCGAGAGGCAATCCGCCGCCTGCGACGGCGTCGATCACCGCTTGAAGATTGCTTCCGTTTCCGGAGGCGAAGACTGCGGTCGGGACTAGGATAGAACCACCGCCGGACCACATGGGTGACGCGGTTCGATCTCGCCGACAACGGATGCGCGCGCATTCTTCGCCGCCGGAATCGGATTCGATGCGAGCGCCGCCTGCGCGGCTGCCAACGCTGCATTCACGTCGGTTCGCGCCACGATGAGACAAAACCCGACGCCCATGTTCAGCGCTTTGTGCGCTTCCTCCATACCTAAGGCGCCTTCTCGCACGATCAAGTCAGCGATCGCCGGAATCGCCCAGGCCGAGCGGTCGAAGCGCGCGGCGAGATGTTGGGGCAACACGCGCGGCACGTTGTCGATCAATCCGCCGCCCGTGATGTGCGCCATCGCGTGTATCGAGACGCCGGCTGCCTGCACGGCGCGGACGTGAGCGAGATAGCACGGATGCACGTTGAGGAGAGCGTCTGCGATGGTG comes from Candidatus Eremiobacteraceae bacterium and encodes:
- a CDS encoding formyltransferase family protein encodes the protein MWSGGGSILVPTAVFASGNGSNLQAVIDAVAGGGLPLELRLVVSNRPDAFALTRAARANIPSLVMPFSHSEESRSAYGLRLARAVRGKGVKLVLLLGWMHVLAPEFVGAGFAGILNLHPAYLPEDPAADAVTFPDGTTTVVFRGAHALRDALLAGVKTTGASLIEITPEIDRGPVLARRPLALNPGEDEKKALERLHDVERDVVREGVAAWLRANAYG